In Cololabis saira isolate AMF1-May2022 chromosome 10, fColSai1.1, whole genome shotgun sequence, a single window of DNA contains:
- the LOC133452102 gene encoding protein shisa-like-2A: protein MSADCGSFHNTDGVLVAGFSCPKPGSNPSSVYCCGFNDVKYCCDDPNSFFPYEYGYMWWLSIGALVGLSIAAVVLLAFLIAVCVLCYLFIVTKPNHLDNGLPLRAQGGGSGEGPSDVTTSSISGPQGFRKHLMNRKVDSANETSDPDRLFQKCFPAAVTGVTVESSS from the exons ATGAGCGCGGACTGCGGCAGCTTCCACAACACGGACGGCGTGTTGGTGGCCGGCTTCTCCTGCCCCAAACCGGGCAGTAACCCGTCCTCCGTGTACTGCTGCGGCTTTAACGACGTCAAGTACTGCTGCGATGATCCCAACAGCTTCTTCCCTTACGAGTACGGATACATGTGGTGGCTGAG TATTGGTGCCTTGGTGGGTCTATCTATTGCCGCTGTCGTCCTCCTTGCCTTCCTCATCGCTGTGTGTGTCCTTTGCTACCTCTTCATTGTCACTAAACCCAATCACCTTGACAACGGCCTACCCCTTAGAGCGCAAG GAGGAGGTTCCGGCGAGGGACCGAGCGATGTGACGACGAGCAGCATCTCCGGCCCGCAGGGATTCAGAAAACATTTGATGAACAGGAAAGTGGACTCGGCTAATGAAACATCAGACCCTGACCGCCTTTTCCAGAAGTGTTTCCCAGCTGCAGTGACTGGTGTGACAGTGGAAAGCTCCTCATAG